From Macaca mulatta isolate MMU2019108-1 chromosome 1, T2T-MMU8v2.0, whole genome shotgun sequence, the proteins below share one genomic window:
- the GJB5 gene encoding gap junction beta-5 protein yields the protein MNWSIFEGLLSGVNKYSTAFGRIWLSLVFIFRVLVYLVTAERVWSDDHKDFDCNTRQPGCSNVCFDEFFPVSHVRLWALQLILVTCPSLLVVMHVAYREVQEKRHREAHGENSGRLYLNPGKKRGGLWWTYVCSLVFKASVDIAFLYVFHSLYPKYILPPVVKCHADPCPNIVDCFISKPSEKNIFTLFMVATAAICILLNLVELIYLVSKRCHECLAARKAQAMYTGHHPHGTTSSCKQDDLLSGDLIFLGSDSHPPLLPDRPQDHVKKTIL from the coding sequence ATGAACTGGAGTATCTTTGAGGGACTCCTGAGCGGGGTCAACAAGTACTCCACAGCCTTTGGGCGCATCTGGCTGTCTCTGGTCTTCATCTTCCGTGTGCTGGTGTACCTGGTGACAGCCGAGCGTGTGTGGAGTGACGACCACAAGGACTTTGACTGCAACACTCGCCAGCCTGGCTGCTCCAACGTCTGCTTCGATGAGTTCTTCCCCGTGTCCCATGTGCGCCTCTGGGCCCTGCAGCTTATCCTGGTCACGTGCCCCTCCCTGCTCGTGGTCATGCACGTGGCCTACCGGGAGGTTCAGGAGAAGAGGCACCGAGAAGCCCATGGGGAGAACAGTGGGCGCCTCTACCTGAACCCCGGCAAGAAGCGGGGTGGGCTCTGGTGGACATACGTCTGCAGCCTAGTGTTCAAGGCCAGCGTGGACATCGCCTTTCTCTATGTGTTCCACTCACTCTACCCCAAATATATCCTCCCTCCTGTGGTCAAGTGCCACGCAGATCCATGTCCCAATATAGTGGACTGCTTCATCTCCAAACCGTCAGAGAAGAACATTTTCACCCTCTTCATGGTGgccacagctgccatctgcatcCTGCTCAACCTCGTGGAGCTCATCTACCTGGTGAGCAAGAGGTGCCACGAGTGCCTGGCAGCAAGGAAAGCCCAAGCCATGTACACAGGTCATCACCCACATGGCACCACCTCTTCCTGCAAACAAGACGACCTCCTTTCGGGTGACCTCATCTTTCTGGGCTCAGACAGTCATCCTCCTCTCTTACCAGACCGCCCCCAAGACCATGTGAAGAAAACCATCTTGTGA
- the GJB4 gene encoding gap junction beta-4 protein, producing MNWAFLQGLLSGVNKYSTALSRIWLSVVFIFRVLVYVVAAEEVWDDEQKDFVCNTKQPGCPNVCYDEFFPVSHVRLWALQLILVTCPSLLVVMHVAYREERERKHRLKHGPNAPSLYNNPSKKRGGLWWTYLLSLIFKAAVDAGFLYIFHRLYKDYDMPRVVACSVEPCPHTVDCYISRPTEKKVFTYFMVTTAAICILLNLSEVFYLVGKRCTEIFSPRHRRSRRRERLPDTCPPYVLSQGGHPEDGNSVLMKAGSAPVDAGRYP from the coding sequence ATGAACTGGGCATTTCTGCAGGGCCTCCTGAGTGGCGTGAACAAGTACTCCACGGCTCTGAGCCGCATCTGGCTGTCTGTGGTGTTCATCTTTCGCGTGCTGGTGTACGTGGTGGCGGCGGAGGAGGTGTGGGACGATGAGCAGAAGGACTTTGTCTGCAACACCAAGCAGCCCGGCTGCCCCAACGTCTGCTATGACGAGTTCTTCCCCGTGTCCCACGTGCGCCTCTGGGCCCTGCAGCTCATCCTGGTCACGTGCCCCTCGCTGCTCGTGGTCATGCACGTGGCCTACCGTGAGGAACGGGAGCGCAAGCATCGCCTGAAACACGGGCCCAATGCCCCGTCCCTGTACAACAACCCGAGCAAGAAGCGGGGCGGGCTGTGGTGGACGTACTTGCTGAGTCTCATCTTCAAGGCCGCTGTGGATGCCGGCTTCCTCTATATCTTCCACCGCCTCTACAAGGATTACGACATGCCCCGCGTAGTGGCCTGCTCCGTGGAGCCTTGCCCCCACACTGTGGACTGCTACATCTCCCGGCCCACGGAAAAGAAAGTCTTCACCTACTTCATGGTGaccacagctgccatctgcatcCTGCTCAACCTCAGTGAGGTCTTCTACCTGGTGGGCAAGAGGTGCACGGAGATCTTCAGCCCCAGGCACCGGCGGTCTCGGCGCCGGGAACGCCTACCCGACACCTGCCCACCGTATGTCCTCTCCCAGGGAGGGCACCCTGAGGATGGGAACTCTGTCCTAATGAAGGCTGGGTCGGCCCCAGTGGATGCAGGTCGGTATCCATAA